A single Ptiloglossa arizonensis isolate GNS036 chromosome 2, iyPtiAriz1_principal, whole genome shotgun sequence DNA region contains:
- the LOC143155002 gene encoding uncharacterized protein LOC143155002 isoform X3, with protein sequence MQMNSQNREDIEKTVLALLFSRKRECTLSELTKDYYETEGKAIPWRDLGYLTFLNFLQSMSKYVQIEYRDNVPYVKGIPSDKSKHVSKLVANQKDKKHIVRRKLYKPNQYYPPTAPQRIYIPAEILIKIVRLVNDYPNGISKDYLFNYVQSLMPSVNILMSDMEEQLHELSHKIYQTRTKVFPIQKKSTNFDSESLIVTASGNENMNDLSDYNEDDFKFVPLSFDTNVKTKPTFSFIKENVFKCQDEITENNCVSTVEHVSKKQIDQNNLSNLQNYNWNVKTEIQEEFNNNIETGNSLNSKKVEMLINQRIQFRLEKLIQNNTDGIWCADLPQKYLEEYGFPLNYTELGFNSVREFASHLPEIFHCVQPYDSGDFMLYFAKMEIPSNKSKEKHKVNLAQLHHIYVTDDEEEPLPTSLSLDTCKKIIPNGIVTIGESVGQLDVAHLVNDEKPYIEIIVVEVFTPSFFWIQLRRKQKTFKLFMDELHNFYMAKHQEYAMPPVVLEKGLNCACMYNKIWHRGIIKTVKPDLQVTVMFYDYGTLKTYPPEAIHYLHRRFSTLPAQAIPCGLINTRPYKAFKWTSSATHHFAIRTSQIPLIATIASINTEDNSMMVTLTDTIEEEDVHINDWLVEQKLAQHGKMLWNENLKLQMQITATFNVLFNKIMKNSNMDIVDNPAKDKNVLNVTDNTFLHTNKDMPTSASFITVNTSNTCPVALSSTTNSYTDTKSTVMNGNFMNNSYPIKNSAPTISDHKQSLHIFSNNEKLNSSNYIDYLQNNDIQNSIKNLNSLYSNFFISTDNSWNATSQSMANKRISKNKIPPGFENIDPKFNSDNENDFLNDTNIDVSMVTMSEKSINSETLLKETNPFRLSLINKLRILDSQEETYLSSDDRVSVLHKNQLLDTKHDLVSYEKDSSNVKSISHDIPENLCKDISYNDYKYFCTDSSNNANNTNNSLSALDVKSISTDYTWTVDNVTNNMSKVIINNPSVIHNTNEVKGTKKPVEIDNESTLISDNCNYDTFAYTPSYLRINSQEHVIDQKHKENTPVPVSRFPSSNKCFIDQNVQSVDKINERKEFDTNKTYNFNQSSLMCGNIFSASKEVSSCNNLSKDDNISNSTPSSWLPFNNFLPSVSQEQDNTNIDEGYLTSPSTLHTSFTLSSLEQPTIEVDCSQQSLSQNLNELCDTSANMWIKSVEDKPNIQVEHCDKVYSPFKKNKDVEITCSKNQCQNCMENTTMKDTVETQAIMGHTGGENLYAKESKLRNIWKSPISKEFIHVDKNCTYSKHLSPKCKIFFQLIELPKQAIHIFHHQGEGWLLVDEFLTFTEFQTFSCMLNFLYVLDIYVPFNEIDKSQYSIKYIGMYSTLLKATQDIMYNINSLRLISINSVFELLNKVNTISQEDVPNAMNKVFSTDFIHEILLVVFAYGKFKYYIESGEQL encoded by the exons ATGCAAATGAATTCACAGAACCGTGAGGACATTGAGAAAACAGTATTAGCGCTATTGTTTTCACGAAAAAGAGAATGTACATTATCTGAATTGACTAAAGATTATTATGAAACAGAGGGCAAAGCTATACCTTGGAGGGATTTAGGATATCTCacctttttaaattttttacaaagtatGTCAAAGTATGTTCAAATAGAATATAGGGATAACGTACCTTATGTAAAAGGTATTCCATCTGATAAGTCTAAACACGTGAGTAAATTAGTAGCTAATCAGAAAGATAAAAAACATATAGTTagaagaaaattatataaacCAAATCAATATTATCCACCTACTGCTCCTCAAAGGATTTATATACCTGCTGAGATATTAATCAAGATAGTCAGGTTGGTTAATGATTATCCAAATGGTATAAGCAAGGATTACCTATTTAACTATGTACAGTCACTAATGCcttctgtaaatattttaatgagcGATATGGAAGAACAATTACATGAATTATCACACAAGATTTATCAAACACGAACTAAGGTTTTTCCAATTCAaaagaagtcaacaaattttgattCTGAATCACTCATAGTGACTGCAAGtggaaatgaaaatatgaaCGATTTGTCAGATTATAATGAAGATGATTTTAAATTTGTACCTTTATCGTTTGATACAAATGTGAAAACTAAACCTACATTTagttttattaaagaaaatgtatttaaGTGCCAAGATGAAATCACAGAAAATAACTGTGTTTCAACTGTGGAGCATGTTTCAAAGAAACAAATTGATCAAAATAATTTATCTAATTTGCAGAATTATAATTGGAATGTTAAAACTGAAATTCAAgaagaatttaataataatatagaaaCAGGAAATTCTTTGAATAGCAAAAAAGTTGAAATGCTTATAAACCAAAGAATTCAATTTCGTTTAGAAAAACTTATTCAGAATAACACTGATGGAATTTGGTGTGCTGATCTTCCACAAAAATATTTGGAAGAATATGGATTTCCCTTGAATTACACAGAACTTGGTTTTAACAGTGTTAGAGAGTTTGCATCGCATTTACCTGAAATTTTTCATTGTGTTCAACCTTATGATTCAGGGGATTTCATGCTATATTTTGCTAAAATGGAAATACCTTCAAATAAATCGAAGGAAAAACACAAAGTTAATCTTGCACAATTACATCATATTTATGTAACAGATGACGAGGAAGAACCACTTCCAACATCATTG TCACTTGATACATGTAAGAAAATAATACCAAATGGTATAGTTACAATTGGAGAAAGTGTAGGTCAATTGGATGTCGCACATTTAGTAAATGATGAGAAGCCTTATATAGAAATTATTGTTGTAGAAGTATTCACTCCATCATTCTTTTGGATACAGCTCCGTAGAAAGCAAAaaacatttaaattatttatggaTGAATTACA CAATTTTTATATGGCAAAACATCAAGAATATGCGATGCCACCAGTTGTACTAGAAAAGGGCTTAAATTGTGCATGTATGTACAATAAAATATGGCACAGGGGTATAATAAAGACAGTTAAACCTGACTTACAAGTTACT GTGATGTTTTATGATTATGGTACATTAAAGACATATCCTCCAGAAGCAATACACTATTTGCATAGAAGGTTTTCTACTCTACCAGCACAAGCCATACCATGCGGTTTAATTAATACCAGGCCATACAAAGCATTCAAATGGACATCCAGTGCTACACATCATTTTGCTATAAGGACATCACAGATACCTCTGATCGCAACAATAGCATCAATTAATACAGAG GACAATTCAATGATGGTGACTTTAACTGACACAATAGAAGAGGAAGATGTACATATTAATGATTGGTTAGTTGAGCAGAAACTAGCACAGCATGGAAAAATG TTGTGGAATGAAAACTTAAAATTACAAATGCAAATAACTGCAACATTTAATgtactttttaataaaataatgaagaatTCTAATATGGATATAGTTGACAATCCAGCAAAAGATAAAAATGTTCTAAACGTAACGGATAATACGTTTCTACATACTAATAAAGATATGCCAACATCGGCAAGTTTTATAACTGTAAACACTTCAAATACATGTCCAGTTGCTTTATCTTCAACCACAAATAGTTACACTGATACAAAAAGTACTGTTATGAATGGTAACTTTATGAATAATAGTTATCCAATTAAAAATTCTGCACCTACTATATCAGATCATAAACAATCATTGCACATTTTCTCTAATAATGAAAAACTTAATTCAAGTAATTACATTGATTATCTTCAAAATAATGAtatccaaaattcaattaaaaactTAAATTCATTATATTCTAACTTTTTTATCTCTACAGACAATAGTTGGAATGCAACTAGTCAATCTATGGCAAATAAACGAATATCAAAGAACAAAATTCCTCCgggatttgaaaatattgatcCGAAATTTAACTCGGATAATGAAAACGATTTTTTGAATGATACAAACATTGATGTTTCAATGGTTACAATGTCGGAAAAATCTATAAATAGTGAAACACTTTTAAAAGAAACTAATCCTTTTAGGCTTAGTTTAATAAATAAACTACGAATATTAGATTCGCAAGAAGAAACCTATTTAAGTTCTGATGACAGGGTGTCTGTTTTGCACAAAAATCAATTATTAGACACCAAACATGATCTGGTCAGTTATGAAAAAGACAGTTCCAATGTCAAAAGCATAAGCCATGATATTCCAGAGAACTTATGTAAAGACATATCGTACAatgattacaaatatttttgtactgaCAGTTCCAATAATGCAAACAATACTAATAATAGTTTGTCCGCATTAGATGTAAAATCTATTTCCACTGATTATACTTGGACTGTGGATAATGTTACTAATAATATGTCCAAAGTTATTATCAACAATCCATCTGTGATACACAATACTAATGAGGTAAAAGGAACGAAAAAACCTGTAGAAATAGATAATGAAAGCACCCTGATATCAGATAATTGCAATTATGATACATTTGCATACACTCCTTCATATCTTAGAATTAATTCACAAGAACATGTTATAGACCAAAAGCATAAAGAAAATACACCTGTTCCAGTCTCCCGTTTTCCGTCATCAAATAAATGTTTCATTGATCAAAATGTACAGTCTGTTGACAAAATAAATGAACGAAAGGAATTTGATACAAACAAGACCTATAATTTTAATCAATCTTCACTTATGTGTGGTAATATCTTTTCTGCATCAAAAGAAGTTTCTAGTTGCAATAATCTAAGTAAAGATGATAATATAAGTAATTCTACACCTTCATCATGGTTACCGTTTAATAATTTCTTGCCATCAGTATCACAAGAACAAGATAATACAAACATCGATGAGGGATACTTAACTAGTCCATCTACCTTACATACTTCATTCACATTATCATCGTTAGAACAACCAACTATTGAAGTAGATTGTAGTCAACAATCattgagtcaaaatttaaatgaatTGTGCGATACATCTGCAAACATGTGGATCAAATCGGTTGAAGACAAGCCTAATATTCAAGTTGAACATTGTGATAaagtatattctccatttaagAAAAATAAGGATGTAGAAATTACATGCAGTAAAAATCAATGCCAGAATTGTATGGAAAACACAACTATGAAAGATACTGTAGAAACTCAAGCTATCATGGGTCATACAGGAGGAGAGAATTTATATGCAAAAGAGAGCAAGTtaagaaatatttggaaatcACCTATTTCTAAGGAATTCATACATGTTGATAAAAACTGTACatattcgaaacatttatctccaaagtgcaaaatatttttccaattaattG AATTACCTAAGCAAGCAATTCACATATTTCACCATCAAGGAGAAGGATGGTTATTAGTGGATGAATTTCTTACATTTACagaatttcaaacattttcatgCATGTTAAATTTCTTATATGTACTTGACATATATGTACCGTTTAATGAAATTGACAAAAGTCAATACTCAATAAAATATATAGGAATGTACAG TACCTTATTAAAGGCCACACAAGacataatgtataatattaatagtCTTCGGTTAATATCAATAAACTCAGTATTTGAATTGTTGAATAAAGTGAATACTATTTCTCAAGAGGATGTACCTAATGCTATGAACAAAGTATTTTCAACTGATTTTATACATGAAATTTTG ttGGTCGTATTTGCATATGGAAAGTTCAAGTATTATATCGAAAGTGGAGAACAATTATGA